One Anolis carolinensis isolate JA03-04 chromosome 5, rAnoCar3.1.pri, whole genome shotgun sequence DNA segment encodes these proteins:
- the twf1 gene encoding twinfilin-1: MSHQTGIQATGEVQETFARARNGQYRFLKIVIQNEQLTVGSAKQCHGSWEEDYDSFVLPLLEDKQPCYILYRLDSQNAQGYEWIFIAWSPDHSPVRQKMLYAATRATLKKEFGGGHIKDEVFGTNKDDVSLNGYRRYLVTQSSPAPLTAAEEELRQIKINEVQTEVSVDTKHQTLQGVAFPIAKEALQALEKLKNKQLNYVQLQIDIKNETIVLASTLPTELKDLPKRIPKDSARYHFFLYKHSHEGDHLESIVFIYSMPGYMCSIRERMLYSSCKSPLLEIVERQLWMQIIRKIEIGDGDELTPEFLYEEVHPKQHAHKQSFAKPKGPAGKRGIRRLIRGPAETETPTD; encoded by the exons ATGTCCCACCAAACCGGCATCCAAG CTACTGGAGAAGTTCAAGAAACCTTTGCTAGAgctagaaatggacaatataggTTTTTGAAAATAGTTATTCAAAATG AGCAGCTTACTGTGGGATCCGCAAAACAGTGTCATGGATCTTGGGAAGAAGATTATGATTCCTTTGTCCTGCCGCTTCTTGAAGACAAGCAGCCATGCTATATACTCTACAGATTAGATTCTCAAAATGCCCAAGGATATGAGTGGATTTTTattgcatggtctccagaccattCTCCT GTCCGTCAAAAAATGTTATATGCTGCTACCCGGGCAACCCTGAAGAAAGAATTTGGAGGCGGGCATATTAAGGATGAAGTATTTGGAACAAACAAG GATGATGTTTCATTGAATGGTTATCGAAGATACTTGGTGACTCAATCTTCACCTGCCCCTCTAACTGCGGCAGAAGAAGAACTTCGACAGATCAAGATTAATGAG GTACAGACTGAAGTCAGTGTTGACACTAAGCATCAGACCCTACAAGGGGTGGCATTTCCTATTGCTAAGGAAGCTCTCCAAGCACTGGAAAAACTGAAAAACAAACAGCTGAACTATGTGCAACTG CAAATTGATAtcaaaaatgaaacaattgtCCTGGCTAGTACACTCCCAACTGAGCTGAAAGACTTGCCGAAAAGAATTCCAAAGGACTCTGCACGGTACCACTTTTTCCTCTACAAACATTCCCACGAAGGAGACCACTTGGAATCCATAG TGTTCATCTACTCTATGCCAGGCTACATGTGTAGTATACGAGAGCGGATGCTGTACTCCAGCTGCAAGAGTCCCCTCCTAGAAATCGTGGAAAGACAACTGTGGATGCAGATCATCCGAAAA ATTGAAATTGGTGATGGTGATGAGCTGACGCCTGAGTTCCTTTATGAGGAAGTTCATCCCAAACAACATGCACATAAACAGAGTTTTGCAAAGCCAAAAGGGCCTGCAGGAAAAAGGGGAATCCGGAGGTTGATCAGAGGACCAGCTGAAACAGAAACACCTACAGATTGA